A region of Geobacillus sp. 46C-IIa DNA encodes the following proteins:
- a CDS encoding DNRLRE domain-containing protein: MVDSHVDEHSGEAQRSENVSYELQKDDEGYILTVKADPEWLKDPKRVYPVYIDPSTSINVSTDAFVMSAYPTTNYSSSSSKWDSAQGQYVLKVGYYDGTTGTCYGFLNQDLSSIKNMNVTSATFNVYVTHSYYATTPTGLWLDVVNGPWSASTLTWNNKPSSTNIGKVDVARDQWAQFDVTNTVKEWASGTKPNYGFKLHTNGNGQTYWKKVVSTTNSSYKPYLSVTYTIPVPNTPTGTAFSNGDGTGYINLSWDPVPGATGYKVWIYNGKSYEAFDVGNVTSWSTKGKKIWPPPSEISAGRYDLHQDQLGTELAVDPSPVYRNSGGSYPNSKNYWFRVSAIFPQGESAMSGAYMPTIPNLAKPSAPTGVSYTNGNGTGYIDFKWNPVSGATGYKIWIFNGSYYESLDVGNVTSWTTKNKKYWPTSTEIHAGRYKLHVNDGLGTELAVDPSPVYANAGTKYATATNYWIRVSAYNSQGETVFSDAYMPSIPDLPVPSAPSGFAYSNQSGSNSGYVMLNWDKIPGATGYKVWIFNGLYYEAFDVGDVDHWTTQNKGIWPTPEEIQQGDSSTLTLHHDGKGLELPKDPSPMYEKMGTKYATSTNYYFRLSAYNADGETVFSSNALTVKIPEANEYLGKEEYWSIIDVPYGSVNAATGNLIIDEDDVSISGRGPGLEITRTYNSLSTSVGLFGKGWHSDAEMNIVAQGNEARFTDEDGTLHIFTKLSDGTYKAPTGVYLELSETTDEYILTTKDQTKIHFQKSDGKLTKIVDGHGNATTYSYSNGKLVSITDASGRKLSMEYNASGRIQKITAPMNRTITYEYNNDLLTKVTQTGGEVTRYQYNELGRLEKVLEPTHTEAKPVVNQFIYNGDRLSQAIDPENRIYTMNYDQTKRQLVVTQPNGRKIQYKFNEAANPIQIIEDVDGLNITTNYVYEGNNLVESRDPNDQNAANPTESYTYDAKGNVLTAKDSYGTETYEYNKNNDVISMTDTEGDTTTIAYDGLNPVSETDQSGKTSSVSKYDAYGNIIEESDTLGSATNLLSNSGFEQGITAWNLLSHYDSGQLLEDTNVYNGLTGRKTLKIVADSTSPNTELGYVAATQEITVKPNTTYTLSGKIKTNLTKANAFFNVQFMNSQNQTISWADHRYSQLTGTRPWTERQVTFTTPSNAAKIRVYLEVDHKSPDASGEAWFDNVQLEEAQVSSSYNPVVNSSFEGTTTNWSGTGGSVDSTQSFDGGYSLKISRTSTTQSASEYKQTIIVGQTSGDAPINLTLTGVSKAENVKANGTVSPSDYSITAKVYFVDGTTQTYTADFPAGSQDWNRAAVSIQPSKPIDKIDISAVFRGNYTGTVWFDAIRLKEGNVVTKNKYDASGNYVTEEVDEKGYVAKKNYDAVGNLLSEYDKKGNKKEYTYDLSNRLKQLLLANGTSINYDYDLNGNMTSKVIRTSDGQSQTFAYSYDATGKLIKTVGPLNDVTTNEYDANGNKIKTVLPKGNTIQWTYDGAERVKTVFYNNVPYYEFSYDKNGNELSVQYLKDGTTKTRTFDKANRLVELSDRGGLQKWLYPTTSDKLQQFMFSHGSFSQTINYQYNALDQNTVAQDGAYTYRFDYDERGNVRTLTTGNGAGSTFTYDDCGLVESVSVGTADGKEILSETYRYDENGNRTKVESPTGETTVYRYDALDQLVEEQLLDGTKIEYSYDGFGNRKQIVKTKDGQSTTTNADYNAANQLIRFGNESITYDANGNRLEDGKYQYEWNEADQLVSITRKGESTPFVTYKYDEDGRRIQKNVNGVITNYHYQGDSLNVLYETDASGNVVRSYIYGENGQLLAMKKGNATYFYHYNAHGDVIALTDEQGNIVARYQYDAWGNILSQSGALADENPYRYAGYQYDNETGLYYLIARYYHPTHGVFLSLDPDPGDADDILTQNGYTYANNNPVMLVDPDGHWVWMAINAGFAAYDGYKAYKSGKGWKGVAAAAAINFVGFGGKFKAASKIIKAVHGNSRFSKRIHHGYEIYEIVNGKKRIVKVGISGAKLNKNGTSPRANRQVNKWNKKAGYQRYYARIVKRNIYGREKALKWERGRAYAVRKAGGNMYLHVRP; encoded by the coding sequence ATGGTTGATTCCCATGTTGATGAGCATTCTGGAGAAGCTCAACGGTCGGAGAATGTAAGTTATGAATTGCAAAAAGATGATGAAGGATACATTTTAACAGTTAAAGCCGATCCCGAATGGCTGAAAGACCCTAAACGTGTATACCCTGTTTATATTGATCCGAGTACTTCCATTAATGTGTCTACCGATGCATTTGTAATGAGCGCATATCCGACAACCAACTATAGTTCCTCATCAAGTAAGTGGGATTCGGCGCAGGGACAATACGTTTTGAAAGTTGGTTATTATGATGGAACAACAGGTACTTGCTATGGCTTTTTGAATCAAGATCTATCGAGCATCAAAAATATGAATGTGACGAGTGCCACATTCAATGTATATGTCACCCATTCGTATTATGCAACAACACCAACAGGTCTATGGCTAGATGTTGTCAACGGTCCATGGTCCGCGAGCACGTTAACGTGGAATAATAAACCTTCCTCCACCAACATTGGCAAGGTTGATGTCGCAAGAGACCAATGGGCGCAATTTGATGTAACGAATACGGTAAAAGAATGGGCATCCGGGACAAAGCCAAATTACGGATTTAAACTTCATACGAATGGCAATGGACAAACGTATTGGAAAAAGGTTGTCTCCACCACGAATAGCAGTTATAAACCATATTTGTCTGTTACGTATACGATACCAGTTCCAAATACGCCGACAGGAACGGCCTTCAGTAATGGGGATGGCACAGGATATATCAATTTATCATGGGATCCGGTTCCTGGTGCTACGGGTTATAAAGTTTGGATTTATAACGGGAAATCATATGAAGCGTTTGATGTAGGCAATGTCACTTCCTGGAGTACAAAGGGGAAAAAAATCTGGCCGCCCCCTTCTGAAATTAGCGCTGGAAGATACGACCTGCACCAAGATCAGTTAGGGACGGAGCTTGCTGTCGATCCTTCCCCGGTCTATCGAAATTCAGGAGGAAGTTATCCGAATAGCAAGAACTACTGGTTCCGAGTCAGTGCGATTTTTCCTCAAGGCGAAAGCGCCATGTCAGGCGCGTATATGCCGACCATTCCGAATTTGGCAAAACCATCTGCTCCGACGGGGGTAAGTTATACAAACGGAAATGGAACAGGATATATCGATTTCAAATGGAATCCTGTGAGTGGAGCGACGGGGTATAAAATTTGGATTTTTAACGGTTCCTACTATGAATCGTTAGATGTCGGGAACGTCACTTCTTGGACAACGAAAAACAAAAAGTATTGGCCAACCTCCACGGAAATTCATGCAGGTAGATATAAGTTGCATGTAAACGATGGTCTTGGCACAGAATTAGCTGTTGACCCGTCCCCGGTCTACGCTAATGCAGGAACAAAATACGCAACGGCTACCAACTACTGGATTCGAGTAAGTGCCTATAACTCTCAAGGGGAAACCGTCTTTTCGGATGCGTATATGCCTAGTATTCCAGATTTGCCAGTGCCATCAGCGCCTTCCGGATTTGCTTACAGCAATCAATCGGGGAGCAACTCTGGCTATGTCATGTTAAACTGGGATAAGATTCCTGGAGCGACAGGGTATAAAGTGTGGATTTTCAATGGACTTTACTATGAAGCATTTGATGTAGGAGACGTGGACCATTGGACGACACAAAACAAAGGAATTTGGCCAACTCCGGAGGAAATCCAACAGGGGGATTCCAGCACCTTAACGTTGCATCATGATGGAAAAGGATTGGAACTTCCGAAAGATCCTTCCCCAATGTATGAGAAAATGGGGACAAAATACGCCACAAGCACCAATTACTACTTCCGACTCAGTGCATACAATGCGGATGGGGAAACAGTATTTTCCAGTAATGCATTGACGGTGAAAATTCCGGAGGCGAATGAGTATTTAGGAAAAGAAGAGTACTGGTCCATCATTGATGTTCCGTATGGCAGCGTGAATGCCGCTACCGGTAATCTGATTATAGACGAAGACGATGTTTCGATTTCCGGAAGAGGACCGGGGCTTGAAATCACAAGAACTTACAATAGTTTATCCACATCGGTTGGATTGTTTGGAAAAGGATGGCATAGCGATGCGGAAATGAACATCGTTGCCCAAGGAAATGAAGCAAGATTTACGGATGAAGATGGCACGCTCCATATATTCACGAAATTATCCGACGGCACGTATAAAGCCCCGACAGGTGTTTACTTGGAGTTAAGCGAAACAACCGATGAATATATACTGACGACAAAAGATCAAACGAAAATCCACTTTCAAAAAAGTGACGGCAAGTTAACTAAAATCGTAGATGGACATGGGAATGCCACTACCTACAGTTATTCTAACGGAAAGCTAGTGTCGATTACCGATGCGTCGGGCAGAAAACTGAGTATGGAGTACAACGCAAGCGGCAGAATCCAGAAAATTACCGCCCCAATGAATCGGACAATCACGTATGAGTATAACAACGACTTGTTAACAAAAGTAACCCAGACGGGCGGGGAAGTAACGAGATACCAATATAATGAACTTGGTCGATTAGAGAAAGTATTGGAACCGACGCATACGGAAGCAAAACCGGTCGTTAATCAGTTCATTTATAATGGCGACAGGCTAAGCCAAGCGATTGATCCTGAAAACCGCATCTATACGATGAACTATGACCAAACAAAACGACAACTTGTCGTAACGCAACCGAATGGCCGTAAAATTCAGTATAAATTTAATGAAGCAGCGAACCCAATTCAAATTATCGAAGACGTAGATGGCTTAAACATTACGACAAACTATGTTTATGAGGGAAATAATCTAGTAGAATCACGGGATCCGAATGATCAAAATGCAGCGAATCCTACTGAATCATATACGTATGACGCCAAGGGGAATGTGTTAACGGCGAAAGATAGTTATGGTACGGAAACATACGAGTATAACAAAAATAATGATGTCATCTCCATGACAGATACGGAAGGCGATACAACCACGATTGCCTATGATGGCTTAAATCCTGTATCCGAAACGGATCAATCGGGAAAAACGTCTTCTGTATCGAAGTACGATGCCTATGGGAATATCATTGAAGAAAGCGATACATTAGGCAGTGCCACGAATTTGCTCTCTAATAGCGGCTTTGAACAAGGAATCACAGCTTGGAATCTTCTCAGTCATTATGATTCTGGGCAATTACTGGAAGACACGAATGTATATAATGGATTGACAGGGAGAAAAACGTTAAAAATCGTCGCTGACTCTACTTCTCCTAATACAGAACTTGGCTATGTAGCGGCTACCCAAGAAATCACAGTGAAACCAAATACCACGTATACGTTAAGCGGGAAGATCAAAACGAATTTAACTAAAGCCAATGCCTTTTTCAATGTTCAATTCATGAATAGTCAAAATCAAACGATTTCTTGGGCGGATCATCGTTATAGCCAACTTACAGGCACAAGACCTTGGACAGAGCGGCAAGTTACGTTTACTACTCCTTCGAATGCAGCCAAAATTCGCGTCTATTTAGAGGTCGATCATAAGTCTCCAGATGCTTCCGGAGAAGCCTGGTTTGATAATGTTCAATTGGAAGAAGCGCAGGTTTCTTCCAGCTACAACCCAGTTGTAAATAGTAGTTTTGAAGGAACCACCACGAATTGGAGTGGAACAGGAGGAAGCGTAGATTCTACGCAATCATTTGATGGAGGGTACTCACTAAAAATATCTAGAACAAGCACCACGCAATCGGCAAGTGAGTATAAGCAGACCATCATCGTTGGCCAAACATCTGGTGATGCACCAATTAATCTTACGCTTACTGGAGTTTCGAAAGCTGAAAATGTAAAAGCCAATGGCACAGTGAGCCCAAGCGATTATTCCATTACGGCTAAAGTATACTTTGTGGATGGAACGACCCAAACGTATACCGCGGATTTCCCTGCTGGCAGTCAAGATTGGAACCGTGCCGCCGTTTCGATTCAACCTTCCAAGCCAATTGATAAAATCGACATATCCGCTGTCTTCCGCGGCAATTACACGGGAACGGTATGGTTTGACGCGATCCGGCTCAAGGAAGGAAACGTGGTGACGAAAAACAAATACGATGCCAGCGGAAATTATGTCACGGAAGAAGTGGATGAAAAAGGCTATGTGGCGAAAAAGAATTATGATGCCGTAGGAAACCTGTTAAGCGAGTACGATAAGAAAGGAAACAAAAAAGAGTACACGTATGATTTATCGAATCGCTTAAAACAGCTGTTGTTAGCGAACGGCACTTCCATCAACTACGATTATGACTTAAATGGCAATATGACTTCGAAAGTCATTCGGACAAGCGACGGCCAGTCTCAAACATTTGCCTATTCTTATGATGCGACCGGTAAACTCATTAAAACCGTCGGTCCGCTCAATGATGTGACAACGAATGAATATGATGCCAACGGAAATAAAATCAAAACGGTTTTGCCGAAAGGAAACACGATTCAATGGACGTATGACGGGGCCGAAAGAGTCAAAACTGTTTTCTACAACAACGTCCCGTATTACGAATTTAGTTATGATAAAAACGGAAACGAACTTTCTGTTCAATATCTAAAAGACGGCACCACCAAAACGAGAACATTTGATAAAGCGAATCGGCTGGTGGAACTGTCGGACCGTGGCGGGCTGCAAAAATGGCTGTACCCAACCACATCGGATAAATTGCAGCAGTTCATGTTCTCTCATGGGTCTTTTAGCCAAACGATCAATTACCAATATAATGCATTGGATCAAAATACGGTCGCCCAAGACGGAGCGTATACGTATCGCTTTGACTATGACGAAAGAGGAAATGTTCGGACACTCACGACAGGAAACGGAGCCGGCTCGACCTTTACGTATGATGACTGCGGCTTAGTGGAAAGCGTTTCGGTCGGTACGGCGGACGGAAAAGAAATTTTATCGGAAACGTACCGTTACGATGAAAACGGCAACCGGACGAAAGTGGAATCCCCAACAGGGGAAACAACCGTCTACCGTTACGATGCCCTAGACCAATTAGTGGAAGAACAGCTTCTAGATGGCACGAAAATTGAATATTCCTATGACGGATTCGGCAACCGGAAGCAAATCGTGAAAACGAAGGATGGGCAGTCGACGACGACCAATGCCGATTATAACGCTGCCAATCAGCTCATTCGTTTTGGAAACGAATCGATCACATATGATGCCAACGGCAACCGTCTCGAAGATGGAAAATATCAATACGAATGGAACGAAGCGGACCAATTGGTTTCCATTACGAGAAAAGGAGAAAGCACTCCTTTTGTGACGTACAAATATGATGAAGACGGCCGGCGCATCCAAAAGAATGTAAATGGCGTCATTACGAACTACCATTACCAAGGGGATAGCCTAAACGTTCTGTATGAAACCGATGCGAGCGGAAATGTGGTAAGATCGTATATATACGGAGAAAACGGGCAACTCCTTGCTATGAAAAAAGGCAATGCGACGTACTTTTATCACTATAACGCGCATGGAGATGTCATTGCCCTGACGGATGAGCAAGGAAACATTGTTGCCCGCTATCAATACGATGCGTGGGGGAATATTCTTTCCCAATCCGGTGCCTTGGCGGACGAAAACCCATACCGATATGCGGGGTACCAATATGACAACGAAACGGGTCTCTATTACTTAATTGCCCGGTACTATCATCCAACGCATGGCGTGTTCCTTTCTTTGGATCCAGACCCGGGGGATGCGGACGATATCCTGACGCAGAATGGATACACGTACGCAAATAACAATCCGGTGATGTTGGTGGATCCGGATGGGCATTGGGTGTGGATGGCGATTAATGCGGGATTTGCGGCGTATGATGGGTATAAGGCATACAAGTCAGGGAAAGGATGGAAAGGCGTCGCAGCTGCGGCGGCTATCAATTTTGTTGGTTTTGGTGGCAAGTTCAAAGCTGCTAGTAAAATTATTAAAGCTGTGCATGGTAATAGTCGATTCTCAAAGAGGATTCATCATGGGTATGAAATTTATGAAATAGTTAACGGTAAAAAACGTATAGTTAAAGTAGGTATTAGTGGTGCTAAGCTAAACAAAAACGGTACATCACCTAGGGCTAACCGTCAGGTCAATAAGTGGAATAAAAAAGCGGGGTATCAAAGATACTATGCTCGGATTGTTAAGAGAAATATTTATGGAAGAGAGAAAGCTCTAAAGTGGGAGAGAGGAAGAGCTTATGCAGTGAGAAAAGCTGGGGGTAATATGTATCTTCATGTCAGACCGTGA
- a CDS encoding YwiC-like family protein produces the protein MANKSQWVMPKQHGAWAMLIIPFWLGACAGGLSWIHAPLFLAWLALYLATYPLLMAVKTKRNEPYMPAAIRYGAIAAPALAVSLWQRPALVLFGLAMIPFFLVNIYYSKKKNERAFWNDAAAIAAFCVGGLGAFYAGRGALTTEAFELALFSFLFFIGSTFYVKTMIREKKNVRYKWLSWGYHALLIGGLIAIGEPFAVLAYAPSAIRAVYLYGTSLPIMKLGILEIANAAYFFIAMIVLYS, from the coding sequence ATGGCGAACAAAAGCCAATGGGTGATGCCTAAACAACACGGCGCTTGGGCGATGCTCATCATCCCGTTTTGGCTCGGTGCCTGCGCCGGCGGACTCTCGTGGATTCACGCGCCGCTCTTTCTCGCTTGGCTTGCGCTCTACTTGGCGACGTATCCGCTCTTGATGGCGGTCAAAACGAAGCGGAACGAGCCGTACATGCCCGCTGCCATTCGCTATGGCGCCATCGCCGCGCCGGCGCTGGCCGTTTCCCTTTGGCAGCGGCCGGCTCTTGTTCTCTTCGGATTGGCGATGATTCCGTTTTTCCTAGTAAACATCTACTACAGCAAGAAAAAGAACGAGCGCGCCTTTTGGAACGATGCAGCGGCCATCGCGGCGTTTTGCGTCGGCGGCTTGGGCGCCTTTTACGCCGGACGCGGGGCGTTGACGACCGAAGCGTTTGAACTCGCCCTGTTTTCCTTCCTCTTTTTCATCGGCAGCACGTTTTACGTCAAAACGATGATTCGCGAAAAGAAAAACGTGCGATACAAATGGCTGTCATGGGGCTATCATGCCCTGCTTATTGGCGGCTTGATCGCCATCGGCGAGCCGTTCGCCGTTTTGGCCTATGCGCCGAGCGCCATTCGCGCCGTCTACTTATACGGAACATCGCTGCCGATCATGAAACTAGGCATCTTGGAAATCGCCAACGCGGCGTACTTTTTCATTGCGATGATCGTGCTTTACTCTTGA
- the moaD gene encoding molybdopterin converting factor subunit 1 → MIRVLFFAHLGEQVGEREVTWPHVPDTVGKLKEEVEARYGLPLDRVMTAVNEEYARDDAPLQPGDTVAFIPPVSGG, encoded by the coding sequence ATGATTCGTGTGTTGTTTTTTGCCCATTTGGGCGAACAAGTCGGAGAGCGGGAAGTGACATGGCCGCACGTCCCTGACACCGTAGGGAAGCTGAAAGAAGAAGTAGAAGCGCGTTACGGCTTGCCGCTTGACCGCGTCATGACTGCGGTCAATGAGGAGTACGCCCGCGACGACGCACCGCTTCAGCCGGGTGACACGGTCGCCTTTATTCCGCCAGTGAGCGGGGGGTGA
- a CDS encoding molybdenum cofactor biosynthesis protein MoaE → MTESLFAITSEPISVEDVMKKVMRPEAGAVAVFAGTVREWTNGKRTLFLQYEAYVSMAEKMLAQIGAEIAQKWPGAKTAITHRIGRLEIGDIAVVIAVSSPHRAEAYEANRYAIERIKQIVPIWKKEQWEDGSAWIGDQLETKAYPSGKPEVDER, encoded by the coding sequence ATGACGGAATCGTTGTTTGCCATCACGTCCGAGCCGATTTCGGTTGAGGACGTGATGAAAAAAGTGATGCGCCCGGAAGCCGGCGCGGTCGCCGTGTTTGCCGGCACGGTGCGCGAATGGACGAACGGCAAACGGACGCTCTTTTTGCAATATGAAGCGTACGTGTCGATGGCCGAGAAAATGCTGGCGCAAATCGGAGCGGAAATTGCTCAAAAATGGCCGGGAGCGAAAACGGCAATCACCCACCGGATCGGGCGCCTTGAGATCGGCGACATCGCTGTCGTCATTGCGGTTTCTTCGCCGCACCGCGCGGAAGCGTATGAAGCGAACCGTTACGCCATCGAACGGATCAAACAAATCGTACCGATTTGGAAAAAAGAACAATGGGAAGATGGCAGCGCATGGATTGGCGATCAACTGGAAACAAAAGCTTATCCGTCCGGAAAGCCGGAGGTGGATGAACGATGA
- the mobB gene encoding molybdopterin-guanine dinucleotide biosynthesis protein B encodes MNVWQVVGYKHTGKTTLVEKWVAAAVREGWRVGTVKHHGHGGEPARPEGVDSVRHERAGAVAAAVEGDGLLQLHLRRPLWRLDDVLALYAPLRLDLVLVEGYKQAPHPKVVLVRSEEDWVSLQHLANIRAVIAWEPLSQPLPHPVFLLADEAEYIPWLMNEVRRRT; translated from the coding sequence ATGAACGTCTGGCAAGTCGTCGGCTATAAACATACAGGCAAGACGACGCTCGTCGAAAAATGGGTGGCGGCCGCCGTCCGGGAAGGATGGCGCGTCGGGACGGTGAAACATCACGGCCATGGCGGCGAGCCGGCACGGCCGGAAGGCGTCGATTCCGTCCGTCATGAGCGGGCGGGGGCGGTGGCGGCAGCGGTGGAAGGGGACGGGCTGTTGCAGCTGCATCTCCGCCGCCCGTTGTGGCGGTTGGATGATGTGTTAGCGCTTTATGCGCCGCTTCGGCTGGACCTCGTGCTGGTTGAAGGTTATAAGCAGGCGCCGCATCCGAAAGTGGTGCTTGTGCGCTCCGAGGAAGATTGGGTGTCGCTTCAGCATCTCGCCAACATCCGCGCCGTCATCGCCTGGGAGCCGCTTTCCCAGCCGTTGCCGCACCCCGTGTTTTTGCTGGCTGATGAGGCCGAATATATCCCATGGTTGATGAATGAGGTGAGAAGGCGGACATGA
- the glp gene encoding gephyrin-like molybdotransferase Glp, which translates to MVERRTPIPVAEAIARVMRYAGVGEEETVPLRRSYGRYLAEDLRADHDVPPFDRSPYDGFAIRAADSEGAGLNHSVEFEVIEAIGAGQVAAKTVGPFQAVRLMTGAQIPQGCDAVVMLELAKQYERDGKTYMSIKRPFRPGDNISFQGEDAKKGQPLVEKGTRINPGVAALLATFGYAEVKVAKKPRIGLFATGSELLDVSEPLVPGKIRNSNAYMIEAQALKSGAEPIYFGQLADDLDACFHAVREALDQVDMLITTGGVSVGDFDYLPAIYERLGANVLFNKIAMRPGSVTTVAEWNGKLLFGLSGNPSACYVGYELFVRPVVRTRLFSAKPYLKKVKATLGADFPKPNPFTRFVRSRVEVVDGRLVVKPVGMDKSNIVTSLAFANALMVLPGGTRGFAVGDEVEAWLLDDDEGSSE; encoded by the coding sequence ATGGTCGAAAGACGAACCCCGATTCCTGTAGCGGAAGCGATCGCTAGGGTGATGCGCTATGCCGGAGTGGGGGAAGAGGAAACGGTGCCGCTTCGGCGGTCGTATGGCCGCTATTTGGCTGAAGATTTGCGCGCTGACCATGACGTGCCGCCGTTTGACCGCTCCCCGTATGACGGATTTGCCATTCGCGCCGCCGATTCGGAAGGAGCGGGGCTGAACCACTCAGTAGAGTTTGAAGTGATTGAGGCGATCGGTGCTGGACAAGTCGCCGCCAAAACGGTCGGTCCGTTTCAAGCGGTGCGTCTGATGACCGGGGCGCAAATTCCGCAAGGGTGCGATGCGGTCGTCATGTTGGAGCTGGCCAAACAGTATGAACGGGATGGAAAAACGTATATGTCGATTAAGCGCCCGTTCCGCCCGGGCGACAACATCTCGTTTCAAGGGGAAGACGCCAAGAAGGGACAGCCGCTCGTTGAGAAAGGAACGCGCATCAATCCGGGAGTGGCGGCGCTGTTGGCGACGTTTGGCTATGCCGAAGTGAAGGTGGCGAAAAAGCCGCGGATCGGCTTGTTTGCGACCGGCAGCGAGCTGCTTGACGTTTCTGAACCGCTCGTTCCGGGAAAAATCCGCAACAGCAACGCCTACATGATTGAAGCACAGGCGCTCAAAAGCGGCGCTGAGCCGATCTATTTTGGCCAGCTGGCCGACGACCTTGACGCGTGCTTTCACGCCGTGCGCGAGGCGCTCGACCAAGTGGACATGCTCATTACGACCGGAGGCGTCTCGGTGGGCGACTTCGATTATTTGCCCGCCATTTATGAGCGGCTTGGGGCGAATGTGTTGTTTAACAAAATCGCCATGCGCCCGGGGAGCGTGACGACCGTCGCCGAGTGGAATGGCAAGCTGCTGTTTGGCCTGTCCGGCAATCCGTCGGCGTGCTACGTCGGCTATGAACTGTTTGTCCGCCCGGTCGTGCGGACGCGCTTGTTTTCCGCCAAGCCATATTTGAAAAAAGTCAAGGCCACGCTCGGCGCCGATTTTCCAAAACCGAATCCGTTCACCCGCTTCGTGCGCAGCCGGGTCGAGGTGGTTGACGGTCGGCTTGTCGTGAAGCCGGTCGGCATGGACAAGTCGAACATCGTCACCTCGCTTGCCTTTGCCAACGCCTTGATGGTGTTGCCGGGCGGGACGAGAGGGTTTGCGGTTGGCGATGAGGTGGAAGCGTGGCTTTTGGATGACGATGAGGGGTCAAGCGAATGA
- a CDS encoding methyl-accepting chemotaxis protein translates to MWALAKGRQWEEEKTELERQLAEMKEELTRQKEAIHETVAGLLGELRDIVHQHEMVNGQHHVLGQLVDRTKEKVDHVSTLSKSSYAISDRLCEQGDSLTETAGQMVAAAKEGIRMSEEMEQAMGRLGNEMKTTSAAMHRLRGRSQEIEQIVKVIKEIAGQTNLIALNASIEAARAGEHGKGFSVVAAEVRKLAEHTADSTETIHQLTDAVQQEIERSLEQTEAISSLIETVVQMSIHTARKWSGMMELINRVEHRAQDVLNYIQEQYRYADKVRHALEQSAALFSETREMILQHIADASVVDEKLAEGIKQLQQWQQR, encoded by the coding sequence ATGTGGGCGTTGGCGAAGGGAAGGCAGTGGGAGGAGGAAAAAACAGAACTGGAACGGCAACTCGCTGAGATGAAAGAAGAGCTCACGAGACAAAAGGAAGCGATTCATGAGACGGTGGCCGGCCTGCTCGGGGAATTGCGGGACATCGTTCACCAGCATGAGATGGTCAACGGACAACACCATGTATTAGGCCAACTTGTTGACCGAACGAAAGAAAAGGTCGATCATGTCAGTACACTCAGCAAGTCATCATACGCGATCTCCGACCGTCTGTGCGAACAAGGAGACTCGTTGACGGAGACAGCGGGCCAGATGGTCGCGGCAGCAAAAGAAGGCATCCGCATGTCGGAAGAAATGGAGCAGGCGATGGGGAGGCTCGGCAATGAGATGAAAACGACGTCGGCGGCGATGCATCGGTTGCGCGGCCGCTCGCAAGAGATTGAACAAATTGTGAAAGTGATCAAAGAAATCGCCGGACAGACGAATTTGATTGCGTTAAATGCCTCGATCGAAGCCGCCCGCGCCGGGGAGCATGGAAAAGGGTTTTCCGTCGTCGCTGCCGAAGTGAGAAAGTTGGCTGAGCATACGGCGGACAGCACGGAGACCATTCACCAGTTAACCGATGCCGTGCAGCAGGAAATTGAGCGGTCGTTAGAGCAGACGGAAGCCATTTCGTCCTTGATCGAAACGGTTGTCCAAATGAGCATCCATACAGCGCGAAAATGGTCGGGGATGATGGAGCTGATCAATCGAGTCGAACATCGAGCCCAAGACGTGCTAAACTATATTCAGGAACAATACCGCTATGCAGATAAAGTGAGGCATGCACTCGAACAATCAGCCGCGTTGTTCAGCGAAACGCGGGAGATGATTTTGCAACATATCGCCGATGCGAGTGTCGTTGATGAAAAGTTGGCAGAAGGCATAAAACAGCTGCAACAATGGCAACAACGGTAA